The nucleotide window TCGGGTGAGCGCACAAGTCTCCTACCCGAAAAAAACCGTGTGGAGCCTGCCGGTGCAGTTTGTCGTGATCACCCCAAACAAGGCGATCCAGAAGGGGCCGAAGCTATTTGGCCAGTAACCTAATGGAGGTCTCATGCTGTCTCAGAGAACGAGGTGGTTCGCCGTGCTGTCCCTTGTCGGCTGGCTCTTGTGCACGATGGATTCCCCTGCCGTCGCCGGCTCGTCAGCCGTCGATCCATGCAAAGTGGTGACGACAGCAGAGGTCGAACAGACCATCGGCAAACTGAAAGGCACGCCGAAGGCCGACAAGGAAGGCGATGCCGCCTGGTGCAACTACGAATTCACGAACGGAAAGGACGCGATGGAAGTGTGGGTCTTTCCCGCCGATGGGCTTGAACGGGCCAAGCGAAAAGCGAAGCAAACCGTAGCCGTCAAGGGGTTGGGTGATGAGGCGTTCTTAACGCGCGGCATGTTCGGCCTCGACTATGTCGATCTCTACATCAAGAAAGGTAACACGACCGTCAAGCTGGCACTCAAAGAAACAGCGGGAGACGAGGAGAAACTGAAGATGTTGGGCCAGAAAGCGGTGGGGCGGTTCTAGGTTCTCCCTGCGTATCGTGCCTCTCAGATCTCCCGCAGCAGCGACATCACTAGTGCCGACGACTCCCTCTCTGACCTCCCGGTCAGGAATGCCTCTCTGCTGGGTTGGTCGGGAGAGCGATCCAGAATGTTCATCATCGAACAGCCGTATGAGTTTCGGCCAACTTTGAACGTGGTCGCGTCAACTCACGACCAGGGCATGGATCAGCGCGTCATGCCTTTCCACCGAAAACACCCAGAAATAGCAGCTATTTTTCCATTCAGTAGTTGACCGCAGGCCTCTTTCCCCAGTATTCTCGCCTCCCCCAGCCCAGACCACTGGGGGCCGTCCATCTTCCGCAGCCGCGGAGGTTGCCTGTGAGTGCGAGGCCGTCTTGTCGAACCACTCCTGCCCTTTTCCCAGCCTGTGCCGCTTTCCTTGAACCTTCTGCCGCATCCCCGCGACTCACTCAGCAGGATGATGTGGCAAAACTCCATCGTCGAGGAGCAGTCATGATCGTCGTCGTCGCCGTCGCGATGATGTTGGGTGTGGGGGGCATGCCTCTGGACGCAAGGGCCGCTACGACAGAAGATTTCCACGGCGCCATTGTACAACAGCGCGCAGTGGCACCATCGAGGCAAGAGACCTCCTCACCGCAAGCGCCGACTGACCCCGCTGTGACACCAATCAATGCGGCGGGGAAGGACTGCGATGGACAACCTCCATCGGCCGGCTCCATCACGGCCATGCTCAGGCGCTTGGTTGATACGTCGGCCAACGTCCGCGGCGTGCAGTGCCCGATCCCGCCGATTCCAGACTCTCAACCCATACAGGAGCCACAGCCATGAGCCGTTTCGCATCCAGTTTCGGGTTTCGTATTTCGGGTTTCGCCCTCACACTACTGCCGATCCTGAGCGGTTGTGCATCGCTCGCCGACACACCAACATCCGCGTCATCAACCCAACCGCAGCTCACGGATCAGGTGATTGAGCGCTACATTCGCGCTCATCCTGAAGTCATCGAGCAATCCCTGCAGGCCCTGGAGACCAAGCGGGAAGCGGAGGAACGGGGGCGCCAAAAGATCGCCATCGGCAAGCGCCAGAAGGATCTTCTGAACGATCCCTCATCGCCTGTGAGCGGGAATCTCAACGGCGATGTCACCTTGGTCGAGTTCTTTGATTATCGCTGCGGATTCTGTAAGCGGGCGGCAAGCGCCGTCACGGAGTTGCAGAAAGAAGACCTGCGCGTGCGCGTCGTCTATAAGGATTTTCCGATTCTCGGCGAGCCATCAGAGCTTGCCGCAAAAGCAGCCCTATCCGCGCACATGCAAGGCAAACACCAGGTCTTTCACGAGGCGTTGCTCGCTTCCAAGGCGGAAATGACTAAGGACACGCTTCTTGCCATTGCCGGCGACGTCGGCCTCGATCAGAAACGACTTGAAGCGGATATGGCCAATCCGGAGTGGCAGACCGTGATCGACCGCAATCGTGCCTTGGCCAGAGACCTCGGCATTTCGGGCACGCCGGGGTTTATTGTGGGCACGGAACTCGTGCCGGGGGCGTTGGATGTCAACGGACTAAAGGAATTGATCGCGCGGGCGGGAGAGAAGAAATGAGATTGCAGCGTTATTCAATGATGAGAAAGGCGCCTTCTGGGTCCGCGGCGAACTGGGTGAGGTGATGTCGATGATCCCGCAACAACTGTTCAATATCGGACGTCGAGCAGTTGCTGCGACGAATCCAAACGACTTTAGGAGGTGGCCGATTAGGGAAATTGCAGTCGATGACCGGATCAAAGAAAGGAGTCAATGATGCGCGCACTCATTAACAGAACATTCGTCGTGCAGTGTTACCTTGCCTGTGCACTGTTCACCGGTGGAATCTCGTTTGTTCAAGCAGCCGATGATACCCAACCCCCGACCGTACCGGGCTCATCAGTGCCGGGATCAGACGACGTGCAGGACCGAGGCATCCAACGGGGACAGTTGGGCCAGCCGCTGGCTCCCATTCCCGTCCTGCCGAAGCGTCCCTCAGGGTTCTATTGTCTAAAGTCGAATAGGACGTGCTACTGCGATCGATCGAAGCAAGGTGACTGTGCATTGATGAGGGAACTCATCTGCGCGCCAGGTACCTATAAAGACACCACTCCCCTTGATGGGGAATGCACGGCATGGAAGCCTTGACGGGATTTACACCGAATACACCATTGGATTTGGAAGGAGGAATACCATGAAACGGTTTGCACTGAAGCTAGCTGTGGTGCTGGTACTTGCCTTGGAACTAGTGGTTGCATCGCCTTACCTCGCAATGGCCGGCAACGAAAGACAAGGAGGCCAACCGACCGACGCCCAAGAGCCTGGGCAGGGCGATCCATCTCAAACGCACTCGCCTTCGGGGGATGTACAAGAACGCGGCCTATCGCTGAGTCCCGGCGCAGGTCTAAGTTCGCCGGCCCTGCAACCACGTCCAACCGCATTCAAATGTGACGCGGCGACTCGAAAATGCAGGTGCTTTGAAGTGGAGGATTGCAACTGGATGAGACGGACCATTAGCCAGAGGTGCGTAATATCTGACAGTTGTACAAGTAACTGCACATGCACCATCAATTAGCCGGGTGAAGCAGCATGTGGCGACAAGCAAAGCCGTTCCGGCTCGTCCGTCAGACATCGAGCCGCTGCGTTAGCGGAGGCTCGGTTGCGACTGCGGCCGATCAGATACCGAAGCTCCAAGGGAAGCGAGCCGAGAAGACAACAACATGGCCCCGTCATTTCCCAGGGCAGAAAGGAAAGAGGTCTCATGTTCTTGTCAGAGCCGAGATATCAAGGACCCGTTCTTGCGGCAATGCTCCTGACACTGGTCGCTCAAGCGGAGGCGGCGCCAAAGCGCCCGTCGTCCACCGCGCAGGCCTGTACCCTGTCGGGAGAACAGCTCGGCGAACTCCAGGCCAAGAATCCCGGCGCCATGAACGCGTGCGGCGATCTGGCAAATCGCGCAGCAGCGCAAGGACGACCGTTCTCCTTCATGTGCGACGCCGGAGGCAAAGTCTCCTGCTGCGATGATCAACAGTGCATCACCGTGGTGGCGATGAAGCGATTGGTCCTTCCACCAATCGGCACAAGTCCGCCGGTCTTGCAGCGCCGCGGCGTGGAGGGCGAGCGGCCGGACGGCGGGATGGCCAATCCGTCCGATACGTCACCAGAGAGGAAGTGAGGAAGTACGGTATCGCCCTGTGATTGAGAGAGCTTAGGGTTTGACGAACCTTGGATCCGGCGAACCACGGAATCCTTGTGAGGGAGGATGTCTCATGAATACATGGGTTCATGCAATGAGACTCTTGTTCGGTCTGTCTCTCCTTACGGTCGGTTGTACGGCGCCGCCGGACCGGCCTTCAACAGAACTCGCTGAACCGAGCACGATCGTCACGGAAGTTCCAGTGATTCCGGATGAACCGTCGGTCGCTCAGGAA belongs to Nitrospira sp. and includes:
- a CDS encoding DsbA family protein, which codes for MSRFASSFGFRISGFALTLLPILSGCASLADTPTSASSTQPQLTDQVIERYIRAHPEVIEQSLQALETKREAEERGRQKIAIGKRQKDLLNDPSSPVSGNLNGDVTLVEFFDYRCGFCKRAASAVTELQKEDLRVRVVYKDFPILGEPSELAAKAALSAHMQGKHQVFHEALLASKAEMTKDTLLAIAGDVGLDQKRLEADMANPEWQTVIDRNRALARDLGISGTPGFIVGTELVPGALDVNGLKELIARAGEKK